The genomic DNA ATAATggaaaacctaacctctatcaaaataaaaagatggcagagccgcaaaagttcttctgtgcaagggtgtttatttacatagtgattccggaacaaaaacaacagtactgccatcaaacgtataccttatgggacagctaaaaacaatgctgcctcattcacagctcaatccaaaatgccTCTCCAtgaactgaaagagaggctccttttgtagggctagcccctcccctcagaacaattaaccctaattaattaagcaattacctaggcaaacctacattttccattcaACTAAACAAACATACTAAAGTATATGCATTGCAACATGTTTatgaaacaatatcacaacataacatttacaaaacGACATCACTACTGACAGTGCATTTCAATATGCACATttacattaatgagccatttgggacaggcactacaaAGTCAGCCCAATTCCCTTTGCTCGGGACCttatccagcatacccggaagctacagagatggagcgagagaggaacagaacaaacaaacaatgcgctcatccacaacatagaTAAGTATATAATAAATATTGCTTATCTTAAATATGAAcactgacaagtgtgaaatgTATGTACTAAGACAGAAAAGTTAACTTGtttgtcgacccacattgttacctTATCTGATAAtggagcagggaggagtgatgaatgtgtgtgtgcgtgcgttaaagaaccaaatgctgcccgcggccagtgacggacttctacatCACaacctttctcccttccctctctctctgactctacagagagactcttgaatagcctttgttaattaaacatagagattctgggaacatcaaacaagtggggggaaaggaaccatatttcggtaacCAGTTGAAAATATCCGTTGGTATTTAATGATTATGATGTCAGTTTGGTTGCCATCTGAGACATTATGACTGATGACAGGACGACATAAACTGTATCTGGGAAcgtctacacattctagttatcagattctcgtggaattgttgtgcaatttaaatgtttaaatatgaaactatttgttaaaagattaaatgtaattttagcttccaaatgagagatttgggttttcataaggttagagctctgctcaatcagtggcccgcccctgtgaagagacattagttataaactatgaaacacacccttctctccctccacaaaATAAGCCCTTGAcaaaaatgtaacctcctgttcctgCAGCCTCTGTGTTAAAAGGGCGAATAACTTGCTGTTCCGGGTACATTAGggcgacggtccgatgtcagaaggaTTCAGATAAAACTACAGAACTAaaccaacatcagcgtgagctttggatgcgaatggtatgaactttgaactcttattcactacagaagtgatacctcctagctgttGAGTTAGCAGCAGCCACTGTAAACATGGGCTAGGAAAGGACGGACGGCGTATCCAGTCTAACACACAACGACGATACTACAACGTATACAATTTACCACCAGACACATTCTTCCGAGGACAGCAAGATCTCTGTTGggcaagaaggccagcatctacgaccaacctaccaaagcgcagctcagagtaaatatttattgcattttccttttccaaatgggcggtaatttagaatgcataagatactgtatttatgatagcatagcttctccctttgttcctcagtcttcccgctctttcactcaaacccaaccccctttcctttgtgtaaccagccgtcatgTCGGCTCCATCCACCAGGGACTTTTTCTGTATGACACAATTtgcattctgtgtatatgtaattctgtgtgattagttaggtatttagtaaataaataattaaaccaaatgttgtattgctgattcaacttgttagccagggttcgtgaagataaccaagaatttacaactttcagatgagactgaaataaggtgacgattaatattgactgctatttatgtaaaatattactaggtctttaagagtttattcggaagataagaGCTCTAAACACTCTTTcatggtgccccgactttctagttaattacatttacgtgattagctcaatcaggtaatattaattatagagaaaggattttatagaatagcatgtcatatcacttaatccggcatagccaaagacacgacaccggCAACTTTAAAAAAAGTGTTATATCGGCTATGATATGAGACGAGTGGCATAACATCTCTCTCTATTGAATACAGGCGGTTGACATCAATAACCATCATCGAATATTCAAAATGAGAATAAttaatcattttttaaaaacacaaagtgtggtatattgccaatataccatggctaagggctgttcttttgCACGACccaatgcggagtgcctggatacagcccttagatgtggtatatttgccatatacAACAAatcccagaggtgccttattgctattataagcATTCAGAGCTCGAACCAACCAGTTTATAAGAAgatttatacaacgggtgggtctaatcctgaatgctgattggttaaaaccacattccagacagtgtctattccacaagttgccaccggctaaatctatgacattaaaatgcctatttactctgttctaTCTGACTACACAATCCACGGTCACATCAGCCCAGCCATGCATTTTATGAATTTGatatccactataaaaagcatctagacattatcttgcatttcttttagactaacatttcgtTTCCAACAGCTGAGAtgtgtataaaccttgctgtctgtctctccgacattttgCAACGTTGTTTCAATTTTGAAATTCGATCTCCTggtgtcccatagtaatgaacgtgtcgggcgggagtggggaggagacagacaggcaggcaacgtttctcagccagtcgaaatcatgaatcagctggcatcatttttatggataaatatattttttaaatccattgaAAAAGGGTCAAACGAAATGCAGCtaatttgcagtctttccagcttccgtttgaagtgattgtgttactaCAGCTGttttgttggctagctcctctgaacaacagtatcctgacgagtgagcacattttctgTCAGGCTAAATTGCACCTCATTAGCTctttgttatggatgtatccaaataaatccTACTAGaaagctactttgctgttatacCTGGCTTTTTGATGTGACTGTAAATTAGCCATAGTAAGAACGTTGCCATCCAGTATGGCAAttgaacatttagaacgaacgactgggtagcgtccatatatacagaacaaaaagactaaacGACTGGGTCCCGTATCTAGCAAcactagatttgtgtcgggactatatcttgtggaaggatgaaatagtatgaataaatgaaTCCAAATACATGTTAattaaaatatgtcaatcattattagAATAGGttggtaacccattgtataaaagtgataatgccctcaaagtcggtgtttggaggatatattcgGGCCTAGACACAGCTGCGTGTGAGCTCTCACATttttcaacatgtttttttttacaaaaggaTAGATTTGgagttagataaacttggatttttcAGCAGGGACACATGCAGGATTGCAACCCTCCACAGCATGGCCTTTCGCTCGAGATCAAAACTCCAAACCTACAACACAATTTTGACCAAAAATAATTACAGCTACCAAGGCTTCATTTTCCAAGCTATACGGAGGTGCTCTAGCAAACAAACAGCAGAGACCTGaggacaccatccaacctggaactgagctGCCAGGCTTGCAATGACAGACCACATccaacttcaattagcactgaggtGTGAAGTAAATGTTGTCAAGGCCTTTGGGGCCCATAAAGTGGCAGAAGTCTTTGAtgccccctcctgctgttcaaagaccataacctggcattttctacaagaagtctgcctccagaaataaaagCTTTTCCCAggtgggtgtgacacctactcctgtagcctgctgcactgctgcttggattccacctggtgttctgtctccccctgcctggtacaggtacccccaccacaatcccccctctctcccgagcttttgctcgcctccagcacacatgcactgttggggcgagtgactctgaccttacaatggctagccccaagtcatttatatattttatttttttattgtgcgTTTTGCTATTTGCCTaatgactcctgcatgctttgttAACTATGAACTTTCTTTACCCAACTGTGGGACAGACTGTTTGTccccacactcgggactctgatTCTCTATTGTTTACACTGACTTTTGGCCTctcatcctattctaaccacctctcgccgGATTTGAATtaatgttacctgatgaaattgctgtacaatatgatcttgttgccatctgatgcacattcagatgtcataaatctgcactgcagagctctccctgtcctatgccatgccttgattgtattactgttgatgaaATGTGCATGTAcgccctggcccatctactgtaactggccccaattctgacttgtgctctgatatctgttTCACTGATTTCTGttctcgtaaaagcctgggttttctgcacgttaacactagaagccTATCACGTAAAattgatcaattgaaagtgtgggttcacagctccaatccagatgtgttggtcattactgagatgtggttaaggaagagtgttttatgttaacctttctggttataacctttttcggcaagacagatcttccaaaggtgggggagtggcaatctttaccaaggatcaccttcagtggtCGGTTGTCTATACCAAgcctgtccccaaacaatttgatttgctggttttaagcattaaacttttACATATCTCTTTGTTGACTATTGCTGGGTGCTATCATCCTCcctcagcaccggcctgtaccctatctgccctaagctctctcctggccacttacactaagtctgaatttgtcctgctaggtgacctaaactgggacatgctttaACCACCTGACCTAGTCCTacagcaatgggactccctaaatctttttcagattattaccaatcccacaaggtatgactcaaaacacccagaaaaggctactctcctcgatgttatcctcacaaataatcttGACAGGTGTCACTCTgatgttttctgtaatgaccttagtgatcgcTGTTTTCaagctcttctcaatttacatcaacaacatagctcaggcagtaggaagctctctcatccatgtatatgcagatgatacagtcttatactcagctggcccctccccggattttgtgttaaatgctctaccacaaagctttcttagtgttcaacaagctttctctactcttaaccttgttctgaacacttccaaaacaaaggtaatgtggtttggtaagaagaatgcccctctttccacaggtgtgattactcactctgagggtttagagcttgaggtagtcacctcatacaagtacttgggagtatggctagacagtacactgtccttctctcagaaCATATCAAAGCTTGCaagctaaagttaaatctagacttggtttcctctatcgtaatcactcctctttcaccacaGCTGCTAAattaaccctgattcagatgaccatcctacccatgctagattacggaaaCGTAATTTATAAATCGGCTGGTACGGGTGcgctcgagcggctagatgttatTTACCAtttcagatttgccaccaatgctccttataggacacatcactgcactctattgtcctctgtaaactggtcatatctgtatacccgtcgcaagacccattggttgatgcttatttataaaaccctcttaggcctcactcccccatatctgagatacctactgcaaccctcatcctccacatacaacacacgTTCTGCCAGTCaaattctgttaaaggtccccaaagcacacacatccatgGGTTGcacctcttttcagttcactgcagctagcgactggagtgagctgcaacaaacactcaaactggacagtttaatctcaatctcttcattcaaaaacTCAATCAtgaacactcttactgacagttctggaggctttgtgtgatgtattgttgtctctatcttcttgccctttgtgctgttgtctgcccaataatgtttgtaccatgttttgtgctgctaccatgttgtgttgctaccattctgttgtcatgtgttgctgccttgctatgttgttatcttaggtctctctttatgtagtgttgtctctcttgttgtgatgtgtgttttgtcctatatttatattttatgatttttgaaaatgtttaatcccagccccatccccgcaggaggcctttagGATAGGCCGTCAATTGTAAATAcgattttttttcttaactgacttgctagttaaaggttaaataaaaaatacaaaatgaatAACACCTGCCAGTATATCTTCCAAACAACGGCTTCTCAGGCATTATTACTTAagtatccaccaatccaaagaaagaATAGGCGGGAGCTCGAAAGCCCACCTTGCTGCTTTTTGCACGACGACTCCCATTGTTACCGCAACGTGTATGGGGTCAATTTCACACCATATGTATTGAATTCTAAACAACATAAATTGTGAACATGAAAAATAAAGTTGAGAATGTATATTATATTTTCGAGGACGGGTGAAATAATGGATGTTGAAATCAGAAACCAAACAATTGaaagcaaaatgtatagaattgtaaACAAAAAATCAGACATCAAAACCCCCAAAAATGTTAACAAATAATTTTAAAGCGAAAGCAAATCTCTATGACAAATgattacaattttttttaaacgaaTACAAAATGAATGCAAAACTAATGCCAAATGAATGCAAAACTTTCCCAGCAACCAATCCTATTGAAATACATTTAGCCTACGCTCTTGCCTGCATGTGCTACCTTTTGGTTACGCTACTAGTATTTTTGCTTCTATGTCTGTTTCTTTGCTTTCACTGCCAGTCTTTTCGATTGCGAGTTTTGGCATTATTATTCCGTGAAGGGCGGGATTTAGAGGGAGGCGTAGACAATGAGTCTCCATTGGTTCGCTAGTTTTTGGAGTGAGGGTTCGTTTTAGCCCAATCGATGAACATGATAGACAGGcttttttctattttattttacaAATTTGGGGATTTTGCCTTTGTCTTATTTTTGTTTACAGTTAGCTGTCAATTGTTTGGTTTTTGATTTCAACATCCATTATTTCACCCGTCCTCGAAAATATACTGTTAACATTCTTAACTTTATTTTTAATGTTCACGATTTGTTTTCTTTTTAATTCAATACATATGGTACGGATAAGTAAAAGATTTTAAGCGCTCTGCGTTCTCCCCTCAACGTCTCCCATATCAGACAGTATGCTCTCTGAAGCCTCGTTCGCAAAACCATATGCACTCCGTTATGTTACGCCGGATGTCATGCATTTCAATTGGTACATCCCCTTGCGGTTGAACGCTCCGTTGCGATACGAACAGCGCATATTTTGATATTTTTCTAACTTTTCCTCGTCTTCAGTCCAGAGTCCGTCGAAGAACAGGAAGTTACCAAACCACAAGAGATGGAAATATGTTTTTAGGAAATGGCTTTATGGGATAGCTAGCAACTTGTTGTGAACAATTACCCATTCCTTAAAGTGAGTACTATTTTAATAGTATTGTTGAATAATACACAATACAATTATATTGTATGGCCTCCCATTTAAGTGTATTGTGATAATGACTTTGTATTTTAATTCTAATTATTAGGTGGATCTTGCTAGCTGCAATGTTATCTTCAACCTAGCCTTCCTTTAGCTAGCTGCTGGTAACAGTTAGCTGATCTGCAGTGCAAACTATCTTGACTTTGTATAAAGGTAGAGGAACTTGTTGAGGGAAAAGTAATTAAACATGTTTAATAACCTCAAGCtatatatttgtcctgtttcttGAACGAAAAGGTCATATTTTGCAATATCACAAAATAAATTCAATCTCTGACGAGAGACAGGCTCTCCTCCATTTTGCGACTTTTACTAAGACCACACCAAAGACGTtttaactaacccaagatagaccacatCCTGTCCTTTCCAATGGAAACAAATGCATCCTAGTGGGCAGAACCAAGTACAAGCTAGCGATATCTGCCTCATTGTTCAATCTGTAACTAGTCTTATTCAGTAGCCGGGCAAGACTCAGTGAAAACGACGTAAAGATATACGTTACGATGTAAACCGGGCATCAGGTGTTGTTGGAAGATCACCATTTTAAAATGCAAAACTTAAGTGCGCATTTTGAAACAACCCTTGATTCTAGCTACCGCAACTATGTTACCACATTGGAAGTTATGGTGAGACTGTTTATTTGTTGCTTCAACCATATATCTAACGCAGTATAGACTAAGGAAAATAGATGTTTAATATTTTGCTGCTATTTTTTTCCTGGACAGCACAGTAGCCTATTTAGTAATGTAAATGGGTTTATGTTGATCATTCTATTCTCTGTATGTTGACCCGATTATGCACAACGGTGTGCTGTAGCAATAGCCAGGTAACGTGGGGCACTAACTCGCTTGTTACCGATATAATCTTAAAATGTACAATCAAACGAATTTGTAATTCGTTGTAATTGTACTGGTTCACACACAGCGATAGGATGCCTAAAAACAATGGACTATATAAAGTCAGACGTGACATTTCATTAAATAGTTAATGTTGCCGTATAGTAATTGAAGCTTTGGGTACAGTCTACACCTGGCTAGTCATGTTATTTGGGTGTGCCTCCAATTTGAATAGCCTGAGCAAAATGAATAACATTATTTTTTTCATAGTTTCTCCTGGAACATGGGATCTAATGGAACCGTGGAATGCTGCAGGTAGCAGCAGAGTTTGTAGATGGTCTACAGTTGGATACTTTTAATTGGCTTTTCCTTGGCCAGAGATACTTGGACAATATCAAACGTGGATATCTAATTTTGTACACATTTTGCTGGAGGATAAAAGCTATGAAAAGCAACCATATCAATGCTTTGCGTACAGAGCTTTTATTTTTGCTGTTCCGGTCTGGTTGCTTTGACATCAGTTTTCACTACACTAGTTCGCCTTTAGCCACCACAACTCTTTCACACAGCCAACCTGGAAATTAACAGTTGTACGAAGGCGTTGCCAAACCCTGACATTGCAAACAGCTCAGATCAAATATCCCCTTTTACATAAGGTTTGTTAAATCATTATTGAGACCTGAatcttttttttacattttttttttttactcaacaCTACAATACTCATCTTTACCAATGCCTCGATGGAAAGCTCTGGCGAGCCAGCATTTACGGTGGTCCAGCCCTGTTGCCCAAGGACTAGTTTTATGTATCATAACGTTTGGCATCGTACTGCCGTTGTGCTGCCACAGGCTACTCTATTCCTACTACTACATTAAATCGATGTACTTGAATGACATGAGCGATCAGTTTCTAGCGGAGAGctacgagagagggcaggaggcTTTGGAATTCTGGGAGGCGTCACGGTCTACCACCGGGTCGGCTGGCTTTTCCAACATCGCCAAGGGATCCGAGCTGTTGATCACTGTGGTAACGGCCAGGCGAACGGAGGGCAAGGAATTTCACTATCTGCTTCAAGTGATGCAGCGGCTGGTTTCCCTCCTGAGAGGATGCAGCGAGGGGCGGCGTTGCGCTGAAGTGCTGGTGTGTGATGTGGAAAGCGGTCCCCTGGACAACGAGGATGCGGCGCTACTGGAGAGCCAGTTCTTGGTGGTGCGGAGGTCCCTGGAGGAGCAGTGGAAGAACCAGGCTCACGTCAACACCtttgagagggagaagagggactACGTCTACTGTCTGCGCAAAGGATGGGAGCTGGCAAGCCCCAAAAACATGATGGTCCTTGAGGACGACGCATTACCCAGGGCGGACTTCTTTGCCGTGATCCAAGATTTACTCTCGCGGCGCTTCGCCCTCCACACCCTCTACGTCAAGCTCTACCACCCGGAGAGGCTGCAGCGCTACTGGAACCCCGAACCCTACCGCATCCTGGAATGGGTGGGACTTGGACTAGTCGGGGCTACCGCACTCCTCCTAATCCTTAGTCACGGTacacctttctctttctccctctccaccacccacctcctcttcctcactttGTACATCATGGTCGCCGTAGAGCTGGCTGGTCGGCATTACCTACTCGAGGTACGGCGCTTCTCGCCGCAGCTCTACGCCGTGTCCCCGGCGACCGAGTGCTGCACACCTGCCATGCTGTTTCCGGGTAACTCATCCCTCAGGGCGGCGGAGTACCTGGATGGATCATTCTGCATCAAGGGCAATGCTAAGGACATGGTTCTGTATCAGATGGCTCGGACTATAACCGGAGAGAGAGCGCACAGCATAGAGCCCAACCTGGTCTCCCACATCGGGGCTTTCTCCTCAGTCAGGGCCAACCCATCCAGGCCTAGACTTCTTTGAGGAACACCTGAAAAGAGATTTGAGGCTGCGTCCCAGATTGcactgtattccctatatagtgcactattaggccaatagagctctggtcaaaagtaatgcatgtagggaatagggtggcatttaaTCAGGGTTGGAGACTATTCCATTTCAactcaggaagtaaactgaattgaaatggaatttacTCC from Oncorhynchus keta strain PuntledgeMale-10-30-2019 chromosome 10, Oket_V2, whole genome shotgun sequence includes the following:
- the pgap4 gene encoding transmembrane protein 246; this translates as MPRWKALASQHLRWSSPVAQGLVLCIITFGIVLPLCCHRLLYSYYYIKSMYLNDMSDQFLAESYERGQEALEFWEASRSTTGSAGFSNIAKGSELLITVVTARRTEGKEFHYLLQVMQRLVSLLRGCSEGRRCAEVLVCDVESGPLDNEDAALLESQFLVVRRSLEEQWKNQAHVNTFEREKRDYVYCLRKGWELASPKNMMVLEDDALPRADFFAVIQDLLSRRFALHTLYVKLYHPERLQRYWNPEPYRILEWVGLGLVGATALLLILSHGTPFSFSLSTTHLLFLTLYIMVAVELAGRHYLLEVRRFSPQLYAVSPATECCTPAMLFPGNSSLRAAEYLDGSFCIKGNAKDMVLYQMARTITGERAHSIEPNLVSHIGAFSSVRANPSRPRLL